AGAAGAGCCAGTTAGTTCAAAGTCAGCATTTAAAATGtgccacaggggtgcctgggtggctcagtgggttaagcgctgccttcggctcaggtcatgatctcagggtcctgggatcgagccccgcatcgggctctctgctcagcggggagcctgcttcctcctctctctgcctgcttctctgcctacttgtgatttctgtcaaataaataaataaaatcttttttaaaaaagtgccacatgggacgcctgggtggctcagttggttggacgactgccttcggctcaggtcatgatcccggagtcccgggatcgagtcccgcatcgggctcccagctccacgggggagtctgcttctccctctgaccttctcctcactcatgctctctctcactgtctctctctctcaaataaataaataaaatctttaaaaaaaaagtgccacaATTTTTGAAACCCTGAAAAACATATATACTGAAAATTTAAAGATACACTGTGACAAATCTATACTGGAATTTTTCATGTATATACTCTAAAAGTTGCAGGTATAGGCATCCATATATAAATACTGATATAGCTTATGGATATAGGTACCAGGTACTGTCTCTATATGGACAGAGATGCTGCCTAGCTACTAGGCCACCAGGCATGTAGATGCTAGATCTCAGTCTCACCATCTGAAAGCAAATGACAACATGTGGAGTGTAGATGGCTGATGTCTAGATAGAGATGCAGATGTGTAGGTCTACGGTGGGCTGGAGGGTCCCAGGCCTGTGTCAGCCTCTGAGAACTGTTTTCTTCTGTTATatatctgtggggtttttttttttcaaagattttatttatttatgacagagagacactgcgagagagggaacacaagcagggggatccccaggcagagagagaagcaggcttcccgctgagcagagcgcgatacggggctcgctcccaggaagctgggatcatgatcggagctgaaggcaaacactttatgactgggccacccaggtgccccatgtctgtgttttttttttaaggccttttTTAGCCTCTTTCTTGGACCAGACTCCCCTAAAGTGACATGGGACACAGAATGAAAGTTTCTTTCACAGAGAGCATTCTGTCCTACCGTGGACTGTCAACGGCCTATTTTGAAGGTTCCTCTTGCAATAAAGAAGCAATCATTGTTCTTAAGACAAGAGGCTCCTTGCTCGAGTTCTGAGATCTGAGTTCACGCAGAAACATGGTCAGCACGGGGATCCCACGTCACCGCTGCTCCTCCATTCCAGACACATGCCTCCGTGCTGTCCCTGACAGCTCCAGGCAGCcttccacctcagggcctttgcactggccatTCCCTGTCCCCAGAATTATCTTTCCTCCAATATCTGTGTGACTTCTTCCCTCACCTTCTACAGGCCTTTACTCACATGTCACTATCTTAAGGAAGGCCTGTtggtccctctccctttcctctgactTTCCATATCTTCtttgcttgctttgtttctcACTTAGCAATCATCactatgttatatatgtattactTCCTTACCAAGTCTTTCCCCTGTTTCTTCTTTCTAGGATGGAAGCTCCAGGAGTCCAAGACCTCTGGAGTCTATTTCGTTAACTACTCCAGTCCTTGGGGAATGGCTGGTACACGGTAGATGTTCACTAAGTATtcgctgaatgaatgaatgactggtGTATTTTTTCATCTCAGACTCACGAAACCAGAGGCTTTGAGTGCAGGTCCTGCAGGGCTCAGGGGGGTGAGTGAGTAGAGCAGGATCAGTGCCAGGTGACAAGGGCCAACGGCAGGCCTTGGGACTGAGACACAGTAGGGACTGGCAGAGCCTGAGGCCAACAGCAGTGTTCGCCCGTCCCTGGGAGACAGGGGCGAATCCAGGTGCTGGTGGCCACACAAGAAAGCAGGCTCAGTGACTGCCCATCTTGATTCTCAAAAGAAACCAGATGCCTGGATTTTTACGTGAACTACCCTTGTTCCTTGTGCTGTAGACCTTACCACTCTGCAGGACAGATCACGTCAGAAGTTAGTGTTTGAAACAGCAGCAAACAATAAATCTCACGTGTTTTCCAGGAGTCGGGATCCAGGACTGGCTTCACTGGGAGGCTGTGACTCGGTCTCTGGAAACTGCAGGTAAGATGCGTGCAGGAGACCGCAGCCAGGGAGGCGGGACGGGGGCTGCGAGATGACTTTCTAGAAGGCTCCCTGGCAGCCAGCAAAACCCCCTGGGCTCCTTACAGGCCTCTCAACTCCTCCTCGCTAGAACCTGTCCCTGGGGCTGTGTTCGTCCCTGCAGTGCGTGGACTCTCCCAGTGAGTGCCCAGAGAGAGCATGGTGGAAGTCACCAGAACCTCCAGGACTTCAGTCTCCAAAATCACACGCTGTCCTTTCGGACACACTCCCATGCCTGGAAGTGAGTCGCTCCGCCCCGCCCACACACGAGAAGGAGGCTCAGCCTTTTTCAAGAGAGAAGTTTCAAGGAATTGGTGGGCTCACTCTAAAAGCCATCACATTTTGAAGTGCTGAAACTAGTTTAGATACAAATCACGTGGTGATCCACCCCAGGAGAGGGCAAATACCACAAGAGGGTGGGACTGAGTTCATTCACTGCCTGATCATTGCGTGGAGAAGGGGATGGGTCTCTGGCATGAATAAATGACAAGGCTCTTGATTTTGCAGTCAGGGAAAATAATTTCTGCGCTAACGCTAAGGAGAAACATGTAATCTGTGCATCGGCGTGCTCCTGGTGTACAAAACTGAGTGTctaataaaggaaatatttcatttgaCAAATTGTTGATATCCGGCTGGATTGATGAATGAAGTAGATCATGGAATCTTGAAGAATTCCTTCCTTATTGGTTTGCAAAGCCAAGGAACTTGATGGAAAGTGCACAAATAGGAAAGATCGGCAGTGTTTTTGCTAAATGTTTGTTACTTGCTTAatgattagttttttttgtttttgtttttgtttttttttttatttgacagagatcacaagtaggcagagaggcaggcagagagagagggggaagcaggctccctgctgagcagagagcctgatgtggggctcgatcccaggaccccgggatcatgacctgagccgaaagcagaggctttaacccactgagccacccaggcgccctaatgatTAGTTTTTGACGAGAAAGAGCATATTAAAATTCTAATAAGCTTCTGTATGTAAGTCACTGTTATTTTATTAGCATATGATGGTGCTGCTACTGTATTCAGATGGTGTTAAGAGTAATTCACTCAATGATTCAACATGTACTTACTGAGCACCCATTACAAGCCAGGCACTCATGCCAGGcaatgtgctttcttttttctagtgagagaaagaaaaacagaaaggtaaACATACGAATTATTAAGCAAGCTATATTCAGTTAGTGGTAAGTGTTTTGGAGAAAATCAAGTGGGGGCTGAGATGGAAAATGGGCTGGTGCAGTGACACCATTGTAGAGAGGGCAGTCAGGGTGGGCTttcctgaggaggtgacatttgagctgcgATCTGAAGGGTGAGAAGGAGGCAGTCGggcaagaatgtggaggaaaGCATTTTAGGCAAAGGGACcggtaagtgcaaaggccctcaGGCAGGGACAAATTTGGCAGAGGTACGATTCAGAAAGGCTCATGTGGCTACACAGTTACAGGGAAAGAAGCTGGAGATGGGGTGGAAAAGGAGACACAACTTAGCTCACGTGGGGCCTGGCCAGCCACAGGTGTCATGTATGTAAGTGAGCTGGCAAACCGCTGCAGTGTTAGACAGCCCAAGGAGGGTCTGAACTATTCTACGAAGGTCAGTTTATACTCCTAAAAAAAAGATGCACTGAGAAGGACATCACCATTTCTGAGGTATCCCAAGCCAAACTGTGTCACCCAAAACCCATCCAGAGGAAATATCCGACAAATCCACAGAAGACCGGTCCTGCAGAGTCTGCTGCACAAGCGTCAAGGTCATGGAAGATGAAGTTACTGCTCTGGATCTAGGAGTGTGACTACACCGACCAAACAGCTGAAGGTAACATGTCATCCTGAACAGATCCCGCACCAGCTGTAGGACGGCGGTGAGACCCGTGGCATTCTGGTCTGTAGGTGAGACCATCGGACTGCAGCCGGGTTCATTTCCTGATCTGGGTAACTGAGCCGTGGTTCCGTAACAGAATGTCCTTGGGGTTTTAAGAAATACATACCGAGGGACATCCCGCTTGCTGCTTACTCTCAAACATCCCAGAGGACaaaaatcctatatatatatatatattaaaatcataTATACGGTGAGATGGATACtgagggaagcagaggaggacCTATGAACTGAGGAGTGCTGATGTTTGAGGAAATTAGAGGCAACAGCTGAAATTCCTTGTACTGTTGCTGCAACCTTTTTGTAATTCTGTTGCCTCTCTGAGCATGTGATTGCCATGTTTGAAACCACAGGGCAAGCATGGGTTTGCAATCCATGCTGGGTGGGGAAGACAAGGAAGTACCCCGGTACCCTGCAAAGCCACTGGTGAATGGAAGAGCTTGGGCAGTCTCACTGGGGAAATGTGTTATCTGTGCCAACCAGGgtacattttcccattttcagtCTGCGTTCTTTGAGATGATCCTCTTCGGAAGTTCTGGGACAGGGCCAGGGAACCCCATCTGCAACTAACGTAAAGAAACCAGACCaccaggaggggcgcctgggtggatcagtgggttaaagtctctgccttcagctcaggtcatggtcccagggtcatggtcccagagtcatggtcccagggtcctgggattgagccccacatcctgctctctgctccgcagggagcctgcttcctctcccctctctctgcctgcctctctgcctacttatgacctctgtcaaataaataaagaaaatcttaaaaaaaaaaaaaaaagaaagaaataaaagaaaccaaaccacCAGGAGCTCCTGGAATGCTGTGTGAGAACAACGGATACCCTTGGTTCAACTTGGCTTTTCTTGCAGGAagaagtattttcaaaaatgccaaaaggtagaaacactGGTGTTCTCACCATCCTAGAGTTTTACAGCGGCTAATATGTCGTCCTATTTGCTTCAATTACCTTCTTTTAACAGAAGAAAGGGAACCTTGATAGCCGCCTTTGACCATTCTGCCTATTCCCATCACAccactccctcctgcctctcgAAACAACAGCCTCCGAATTCAGCCTATATCATTGtagtcaattaaaaaatttttctacaTGCACTGAAGACTTAATATGGTTTTGTGTCTATAAAAGTGTCCGGAGATGGCATCATACTGCACCGTCTCTATAAAACATTGTATCCCTGCGGACTGTATAAAGCTACCGTCACGTCTTTcttgaattccttcttttctcaaCATTACCCCTCGAGACCTAACCCTGCTGATACAGATGAACTTGCTTCCTTTGAGATGCCATACCGGAATCCAGGTTAATACGTGTATACATTTTCCTGTCAATGGATATTTCTGGAAGTTCCATTTTTTGTGGCTATTGTGTTGTAGTGAGCGCAGGCAATCCTGTCTGCCTGTGTGTATATGCGCGTTTAACTCCAGGCACTCTCTCTAGAAGTGAAAGTACAGGCTCGCCAGCTCTCGGCACTGATGTTTTATCAGCTTCTGCTCTCCAGAGAGGCCAAAGCGACGTGCACTCCCTCCAGCAGCATAGAGAGCTGCTTTGGTGTCCTCCTGAGGGTCCTCTGGGGGTGCTCAGACTCGAGCTCCCAGCAGGCAGGTTCACAGAAACGTTGTGCCCAATTTGCGTCACTTGTGTTCCCAACAGGCTTGGTTGCAAAGCACACTCAGGACGAAATGGCTAACTTCTTGGTCCATGGGTTCCCCAGGGCGGAATCCTTTCTGAGCAACCTGACTATTCTGACCAGGTCATTAGCAGCCTGCTCTTGCTCTGAGTGTGGATGCTTGTTGCAGAGGGGACTAAGAAGATCTGGGTTAGAGGAGACTCTGTGGCTGTCCACACAAATGCCAAAAACTGGTCTTAGATTTAGGGTTAGAGGTTGGAGGATTCCACCTGGCCCACAACCTGGCTCAATGCCAGTGGGCGGTAATAACAATCAACATTTTGAGCTtgtggttcattttattttctacctaCACTGACCCTCAGATGGGCTTCTGAGTGCAGTCCCGTCCGGACTGTTGACAGCTTTATCCCCTCCAGAGTCTGGAACCTAAACACTCATCGACTGCATCCACGTTTGTAACTGGGTTGAGAAGAGCTGCCGAGTCTGAAAACTCCATTTCATCATCCTGTTTGCAGGGCACGGTCGCAGAGCCTGCTGACCCATTAGATGCTTTaagagaagggaggcaggctcttCAGGGTGGGAAAAAGCAAGTGTCTTTCTGTCCTTTACCCCTAAGTGGGTTCCGGTGGACGCCAGGGACGCGGGGGGCGGGAGTGGGACCGGGAACGTAGGGAAGCGGCCAGGGGTCGAggtcagaggggagaagggacatGGAGTGAAAGCGATCTGGGGCTGGGGGACGATGGGTGCCGCGGGGAAGGGGATCTAGAGCGAGCTCGGGTGTGGGAGGAAGGGACCGGGTGCGGCGGGAACGGAAGGGGCCAGGCCGAGGACCAAGGCGAAGGACCGGGGCGGTAATGAGTAGGGGAGGTGGGTAGTGGGCGGGATGGGGGGCTTGGGGAGGAGACTGTGGGGAAGGGCCTGGGGTTGCGGCGGGAGAGAAAAGGGGCTGGGGGCGCAGGGCGGAGGCCACGTGTGGCCCGGAGAGCGGGATGTGGAGGGCGCTGGGGGCGCAGGCGTGGCTCGCGCCCCCAAATGGGGCCCGCCCGGGTGCCGCTGTGCCCCGTTCGCTCGACTAGTCCCCCGGCCTGGGAGGCCCAGGGTCTTTGTGTGCGCGGCTCCCCACGAGTTTCCCGCCCGAGGTGCCTGCTCTCTCCGCCGAGCTCTGCGGCGCGGCCGCAGCAGGGCGCGCCGCGTCGCCGTCGGCGCATGCGCGCGCGGGAACCCGCCCTCTGGGCCGGTGCACGTGGCCCCGCGGGCCGGCGTGCGTGCGCGCGCCCGCCCTGCGTCCCgcgcccgcccgcgcccgccgccccTCGAGTCTTTCCCTCCGCGCCAGGCCGACGGGTGTGGCCGCCCAAGCCCGCggcgtgcgtgcgcgcgcgcgccgGGCCACGTGGGAGCGCCGCGGCGCCGTTGCCCCGCCCCCCTCGGCGCGCGCCGGCGTCGGCTGCGTCTCCGGGCATTTGAATTGCGCTTCCGCCATCTTTCCAGCCCTCAGTCCGACGGGCCGGAGACGCTTCTGGAAGGTAGagcggcggggccgggccgggggccgcgggggcgcgggggcgcgggggccgGGGGCACGGGGGGCCCCGGGGCGCTGGGAAGCCgggccggggcggcgggggccggggcggcgGCGGTTGCGCgggcccgggcggcggcggcggcgggctctccccttccccccgcGGCGGAGGCCGCAGGCCGGCGCCGGGACGCGAGCCGCGCTGGGcccggggcgggcggcggggggcggccccggggcgggcggcgggcccGCGGCGGAGGCGGGGGCGCGATCGGGCGCCGTGCGGCCCCGGCCTCCCGGCCTCCGCCCCGCGCCCCGGCCTCCGGGCCTCCCGGCCTCCCtcggcgcgggcgcgggcgcgtcGCCAGGCCCCGCGGCCGGAGCAGCGCCGCCCGCCGTGAGCGcgccgcggcccccgccccggccgggGTGTGCGCGCGTGGGGCCGGGCCGTCCGGCGCCCCTTTGTGGGCCCGGGCACGTGGGGCGGGCCCGGCCATGTGGCTCCCGGCCGCGCCGCCGGCCCCACGTCTTTCTCTTCGCTCCGCAGCACCAGCGCCATGGCCGCCCAGGGAGAGCCCCAAGTCCAGTTCAAAGTACGTGGTCGGCGGGGAGCGGGGTCGGCGGGGGTGGGCGCCGCGGGCGGGGTCGGCGGGGAGCGGGGTCGGGCGGTGGCGGCGCGGGAGCCAGCGTGTGCTGTCCCGTAGCTGGTGCTGGTTGGCGACGGCGGCACCGGGAAGACGACGTTCGTGAAGCGTCACCTGACGGGGGAGTTCGAGAAGAAGTATGTAGGTACGTGGGGGGccgggcggcggggccgggctGCGGGCGCCGACCCGGGCTCACGGCCGTGCTTGTGTTGCAGCCACCTTGGGCGTGGAGGTCCACCCGCTCGTGTTCCACACCAACAGGGGACCCATCAAGTTCAACGTGTGGGACACGGCCGGCCAGGAGAAGTTCGGCGGCCTGCGGGACGGCTACTACATCCAAGGTAGGCGGCGGGCGCCCGGCCTCCGGGCCGTGCTGTGTCACGATCGGAGAGCCGCGGCGCTGGCGCTTCTGCAGTGGTtgggggtttggggtttttttccccaaaaggatCTCAGAATTGGAAATGGAGTTTCATAAAGGAGAAATCTCCTGGAATCTCACTCCTGTGATGGAAAGCTTCTGGGAGCCCTTTCTTTGGCCGTTTCGGACACGCGAATAACAGATGAGTGTGCAGCTAGAAAACTAGCGTTAGGTCGTGCTTCGTGGTTCGCTGAGTTGTTTCACGGTTTCCAGGGTCAGCACGGGGACCTAAGTGTTCCTAAGCGCGAGCGCGTGTTCCGTCTTGTGCGGTCTTCTGCAGAATAGGCTCTTAGATCTCAGAGCGGAGGAGCGAGTAGCCCAGACTGCTGGTGTGTCGTTCATCGACCGGAGATTTGGGGATGGGGCAGCACTAATGTACGGCAGAGAGATTCGATCCAGCCAGCTGGTCATTCGCTCGTGGTGGAATTTCAGATCTCGCGGTGTATTCCAGGGATGGAAGATTTTTCAATTTGGAGGAGACTTGGGAATGAGTTAAGAAACAGATAGCCTGAGGACTGGTCTGATCTCCTTGGCATTCCTTGTGTGTGTGGGAAATCCTAGGTGTGTAACCCTTCTCCTGAATTTTTCTTCAGCCCAGTGTGCCATTATAATGTTCGATGTCACGTCAAGGGTTACTTACAAGAATGTGCCTAACTGGCATAGAGATCTGGTACGAGTGTGTGAGAACATCCCCATTGTGCTGTGTGGCAACAAAGTGGACATTAAGGACAGGAAAGTTAAGGCAAAATCGATTGTCTTCCACCGAAAGAAGAATCTTCAGGTACGTTTATAAAACTTGCTGTTTACGGTGTTACTGCTGTATCAAAAGTGAAATTACAACGATCAGGTCTGTTCAAGGGATTCGTGAACATCTGTGGTGTGGTTCGAGAGAATTTCTTTAGTTTGGAACATCCTAAtgacaagaaatacatttttaaaaactaactttcctttttttttttttttaaacagtactATGACATTTCTGCCAAAAGTAACTACAACTTTGAAAAGCCCTTCCTGTGGCTTGCTAGAAAACTAATTGGAGACCCTAACTTGGAGTTTGTCGCCATGCCCGCTCTTGCCCCGCCAGAGGTTGTCATGGACCCAGCTTTGGCAGCACAGTATGAGCACGATCTAGAGGTAGGGTGTGCAAGTGTTCGCCATGTGGTCCTTTCCGGGGTCTTATGTTGCTGGTGGCTCCAGGCCAGAGTACTACCACgttgtgtctttttttctagGTTGCTCAGACAACTGCTCTCCCGGATGAGGATGATGACCTGTGAGAACGTGCAGCCGGAGGCCAGCGTCAGAAGTCTAGTTTTATAGGCAACTGTCCTGTGATGTCAGTGGTGCAGCGTGTTTGCCACTTTATTATATAGCTGAGCAGAACATGTGCTTAATCTTTGGGATGCTGAAGGAGATGAATGGGCTTCGGAGTGAATGTGGCAGTTTAAAAAGTACCTTCATTTTTTGGACCTGCATATTTAGCTGTTTTGGAACGCAGTTGTTTCCTTCCTGAGTTTCAGATATGAGACTGCTATAGTCCCGTCACAATACCCAGTGGTGAAATCTTGTTTGTCACTGTCATTCCCATTCCTTTTCGTTTAGAATCAGAATAAAGTTGTATTTCAAATATCTAAGCAAGTGAACTCCTCCCTTGTTtggtaagaattttaaaactactaACAGGGAAAGTTGTGCCATGATACTATTTAAATTGCCTTTGCTATTCTCACTTAATTTGAAGCCTTGCAAGTAAAACTCTTAAGTCTGTTTCTTGTATGTTTGAATTCTCTCACGAAAGTGATAGGCTGGTGTCCGCAGTGTTCTGTTTGGTAAGTTGTTGATGAGGTGTGAGCGTCATCAGTGCAGTTACGCTGAAATGTCTCTCCTGCCACCTGCCTGTTGATGGGGTGGTGTCGGCACCTGGGGAAGAGCTTGAGACTTCTGTGGCCTGTCAGGACAGATCAGTGTGTGTTTTCAGACTTTTGCTAGGCATTTTAAGAATTACAGTTGTGGTTAATTCGTGGCAGAAGTAACCATGCTGTTATGTAGAGATTTCACAGTCCAGTTATACCCTACAAATGATGGCAGGAACTTGACGGAAGTCTCAAATACGAAATACTTGTTAAAAATGAGTGTAAGTTATTCATttacttgcttttgttttaatgttaCATGTTTAATGTAAAATTGGTATTTTAGAATGATGTTCCACGTTTTCCGGCTGTTGTCAAGTATTCCCAAGCTTTAAGGATGCCGAAGATTAAGTTGGACACCTCACAGCTTTGATGCTTTTTTCTGAAGGATTTTTGTGGCCAGTTCAATGGCACAGACTAAATACGTTCGAAACAGAAAAGCAGACCCTAGAATGGTTTCTCGGTAAACGTGAAACACTGTAGAAGCTTCATTGGATGAAACCATTTAAGTCTGTATgatttccacatttaaaaatgagttgGGTCTGTCTTGCTTGAGTTTGACCCCATTGATGCTATGCCCTGTAGCAGCTGGGCGTCAGCCTTAACTATCTCGCTGATACAAGCACTGCTAGAGTTCAGCTTACCAAAGTTCTCACAAGtccttttcttcttaaatgaTTACTTTCCTACCTAAAAAGAAAGTAGGGATTGCTTCAAtatatggagaaaatgaaatacaaagggTAGAATCAAATAAGTTTCGATACTCAGTAAATGTATCCATAGATTTACTCACAGATCGGAATCGCTCTACATGCTACACTCTATTCTGTTCAAAACCAGATTAAATCTGGGACTTGAAAAGGGTCTTCCCATAGTTGGGATGAAACCTTTTCCAGATACTTAATAGAAGGCATATGTGTTTGTGACCTGTGTGGAATGCAAGCGTGACGTGACTACTCAGAATCTGGAATGTAACCGTTAAACACGGAAGCTGCTTCACTTACCTGTTTAATATGGGGTGGGAGAGAATTTGCAAGTCTTACTGAAAAATTTGCTGCcaaatatattgtttctttttgtctgGATTTTCTGGATCCTCTGTAGTATTGTGGGAAATAATCGTTAGCATGCATCACCTCCCTGTGAGGGTACATTTCTGTGCAGGTTAGACACGGCGGGAGGGTGTTTTCCCTCTGTTCTGAAATCTGATGGGTTAAGGGGAAGCCTTGTGTTGGAAGCCTGTGCCCTTGAGTTAATCCTGATGAGTAAGGGTCTGTTAGAGCACTGGCCGTAGGAACGAGCATGGGTGGCTCCCACATGGAGTGTGCAGCAGTGGTTCCCTTGGACGGTGTTTATCCTGCTTGGTGACCTGT
This DNA window, taken from Mustela erminea isolate mMusErm1 chromosome 13, mMusErm1.Pri, whole genome shotgun sequence, encodes the following:
- the RAN gene encoding GTP-binding nuclear protein Ran; this encodes MAAQGEPQVQFKLVLVGDGGTGKTTFVKRHLTGEFEKKYVATLGVEVHPLVFHTNRGPIKFNVWDTAGQEKFGGLRDGYYIQAQCAIIMFDVTSRVTYKNVPNWHRDLVRVCENIPIVLCGNKVDIKDRKVKAKSIVFHRKKNLQYYDISAKSNYNFEKPFLWLARKLIGDPNLEFVAMPALAPPEVVMDPALAAQYEHDLEVAQTTALPDEDDDL